The Microbulbifer sp. YPW1 genome contains the following window.
CGTTCCTTGAGGACATCGGTGAGCAGGTATTTATGGCCGTGCAGGCGTTTTCCGTTCCAGCTATTGAATGAGGCCATCACCGACTGGACCCCGGACTCCAGCGCAGTGAAGTAGCCCGCGGCGTGGATTTCTGCGAGCTCTTTTTCACTCACCTGAGTGTCGCCGCGGTCGATACCGCGCGTGGTACCGCCGTCACCGACAAAATGCTTGGCGGCGGAAACCAGATGGCGGCCATCGAGAAATGCGTCGCTGTTCTTTTCACCCTGAATGCCCTTGATCATTTCGCGGGCGTAGGCGGCGACGATTTCCGGGTCTTCGGAATAACTTTCAAAGGTGCGGCCCCAGCGATCGTCGCGCACCACGGCGATGGTGGGGGCGAAGGTCCAGTCGACGCCGGTCACCGCAACTTCCCGGGCCGTGGCTTCGCCGATACGGCGGATCAGTTCCGGGTCGCGAGCGGCGCCGAGGCCGATATTGTGGGGGAACAGGGTCGCGCCGATCACATTGTTATGGCCGTGAACGGCGTCAGAGCCCCAGATGATCGGGATTGCCACGCCGCCATCGGAGGTATCCATGGATGCGGCAAAGTAGTCATCCGCCAGCTGGCGCCAGTCGTCCGGAGTGGCGAACTTATCGTTGTTAGGAAAGGTGCCGCCACCGTTCAGGATGGACCCGATGTGGTATTGCTTCACTTCTTCCGGGGTGATGTATTTGATTTCCGCCTGCATCATCTGCCCGACCTTTTCCTCGAGGCTCATGCGCGAGAGTAGCTCGCTGATGCGGGCTTCGAGCGCACTGTCGTGGGGGAGGGCGGGCTCGAGCTTGGGCCAGTTTTCCAGCGACCGCTGTTCAGTGCTGGCTGACTTCTGTACTGAGTGTTCCCGGGATTCGCTGCTGGAGGACGGATTACCCTGATCGCTGCATGCAGTGAGGCCTATGGTCAGGGCGATGGCGCCGGCAAGGCGCAGAGGTTTGATTTTTGCGAGGCTACCGGTTGGGTAATTCATGGTCACTCCGGGCGGGTATTTTTGTTGATCTTCGGTAAAAAAACAGGGCGCTCCTGAGAAAGGGTGGAACAGGAGCGCCCTCAAGAGCTGGGGCTAAGCCCCTTCAGGAGACGGTTGGTGAAGTGCAGCTGGCGCATGGCTTGAACAAATTCACGTCCCCGCTTTTATGACGTACAAGCCGCCGGAAAAGGCCCCGGCGGTTGTGGGGGATTCGGAAAAAAAGCATCCTTGCATAACGGGCGCCATCCACTGGCAGGCAAGGTGTACTTGGGAGAGCAAAACTTCATACAGCAAGTACTTTGACGTGGCCTCAGCCGCGCATCTGCTCCAGTTCCAGCCCCTTGGTTTCGTGGACCATGTAGATCACGAAGGCAACGGAGAGCAGGGCAAACAGGGTGTAGATCGCGTAGGCGCCCGCAAGACCGATACCCGTCAGCATGATCGGGAAGGTCATGGTGATGCCGAAGTTAGCTACCCATTGTGCAAGCCCCGATACTGCCAGGCCGGACCCGCGGATCTGGTTGGGAAACATTTCCCCGAGCATGGTCCACATGGCCGGGCCCCAGGAGCCGTTGAAGAAGAAGACATAGGCATTGGCGGCGACCAGCGCCAGCAACCCCATACCCTGGGACAGTTGCAATTGGCCGCTGCTGTCGAGGGTGGCGCGGGTAAAGGCGAAGGCAACCAGGCCGAGGGTGACGGCCATCCCGATGGAACCGCCCAACAGCAGGGGTTTACGGCCGATCCGGTCAATCAGAGTCATGGTAATCAGGCAGGCGCCGATACTCACCGCACCGGAGATAATATTGATCATCAAGGCGTCCGCCTCGGAAAAGCCTACGGCCTGCCAAAGCACGGCACCGTAGTAGAAAACCACATTGATGCCGACCATTTGCTGGAAGGTGGCGAGGCCGATACCCACCCAGACGATCTTGCGCATCTTGCCCACACGGCGTCCGGTACTTTCCAGCAAGTCACGCAAACGCGGGCGGTGATGGTCGGCCACCGAATCGCGGATGCTGTCCAGCTTTTCGGCAACCGCTGCCTCCCCGTAAAGCTTGCGCAGCACCGCAGTGGCCTTGGCGGTTTGTCTCGACAGCACCAGATAGCGCGGGCTCTCGGGGATCAGCAAGAGGGCGAGGAAAAACAGGGTCGCCGGGCCAATTTCGATCCAGAACATCCAGCGCCAGGCGTTGTAGCCCATCCACCATTCGTTGACCGCAGACCCGGCCACATTCGCCAGCCAGTAGTTGCTGACAAAAGCGGCGAACAGGCCGGAAATAATGGCGATCTGGTTGATGGTAATCAGGCGTCCGCGAATGGCCGCCGGGGCAATTTCGCTGATATAGGCGGGAGACATCACACTGGCCGCGCCTACTGCCAGGCCACCCAGAATGCGATAGAACACAAACTCCGGTGAGCTGGCGGCGACACCAGATCCCCAGGCGCTGATCACGAACAGCACCGCGGAGATTAGCAGCAGGGTCTTGCGCCCCCACAGGTCCGCCAGGCGCCCGGCAAAGAAGGCGCCCACGGCACAACCCAGAAGCATGGATGCCACGTTGAAGCCGGTACCGGCGGTATTCGAGTTGAATGCCTGTTGCAGGCCGGTCACGGTACCGTTGATTACGCCGCTGTCGAAGCCGAACAGAAAACCGCCGATGGTGGCAACACTGCAGATCAGAATGACGAATAACAGAGGGGGGGATTCCTGGCGGGCCGCTGCGCCCTCCAGTGAAGTCTCAATCGCTTGCATAGGGATACTTCCTGGTTCTTATCGTTTTTGCGCCACTAGGGCATTATTCCGCTTCCCAGTGTGACGTTTGACACCCCGAAAAGCGTCCTACTTTGCGCTAGATCGCAAAGTAGGACGTCGAAAACATCCAAAAGACCGCTCAATTCAGAGTGAAGTTGCCCTCAAGCCCTGACTGGGCATCGGGTGCTATCCACACCTGGTAATTGCCCGGTTCGATGACCTGCTCCATATCGGTGTTATGGAACGCCAGCTGACTGGCCTTGAGAGAGAAGGTCACCCGGCGGGACTCACCCGGGGAGAGGGATACGCGCTCAAATCCTTTCAGTTCCCGCACCGGCCGCGACACACTGCCCACCAGGTCCCGCACGTACAACTGGGCGGTTTCGGTGGCACTAGCCCGGCCGGTATTGGTGATGGTGGCCGATACCGTGAGCTGGCCGTTGGCACCCAGCGCAGTATCGGACAGGGTCAGGTCGCTGTACTCGAACTCGCTGTAGGTCAGACCGTAACCGAACGGGAACAGCGGTTTGTGCCCGTAATCCAGCAGGTTGGACGAGTTACCCGGCTGGTGCTGGAACACCTCGCGGCCGATTTTTTCGATACGGGTGTAGTTGTCTTCGGTGGCGGGACGACCCGTGGCCAGGTGGTTGTAGTAGATGGGAATCTGACCCGCACCCACCGGCCAAGTCAGTGGCAGCCGCCCGGAGGGTGATGTCTCGCCGTAGAGGACGTCTGCCAGTGCCGGCCCGGCCATGGTGCCCGGGTGCCAGGCCATCATCACCGCATCGGCCTGTTGCAGGGTTTCGTCCAGTTGAAGAGGGCGGCCTGCCAGCAAGACCATTGCCAGCGGCTTGCCGGTTTTCGCCAGTTCCGCCACCAGCTCGGGCTGGGCACCGGGCAGGCGAATATCGCCGCGGCTGTGGCCCTCGCCGGAGAGGATTGCTTCCTCACCACCCACGTACAGGATCACGTCGGCTTTTTTCGCCGCTTTTACCGCCGCCTTGAAGCCGCGGGTACTGGTGTCGCGGCTGTAGTCGAGACCACTGGCGTAAAGGATTTCCCCCTCATCGCCCACCATTTCACGCAGGGCGGGCAGCAAGGTATGTGAGTATTTCTTGTCGCCGTTGTAGATCCAGGTTCCGAGCTGGTCGTGGGCGGCATCGGCCAGCGGGCCGATCACGGCGACGGTCTGGCCTTTCTTGAGCGGCAACAGTTGCTTGTCATTCTTGAGCAATACGAAGGTTTCTTTGGCGGCTTCCCTGGCCGCACTCAGGAATTCGTCGTTGCGGATGATCTGCTCGCGCTCTGCTTTGGACCTGGCGCGGGGGTAGGGGTGGTTCCAAAGGTCCAGGCGTAGTTTCACCCGCAGAATATTGGCCACAGCCGTATCCAGCTGGGCTTCACTGAACTTGCCTTCATCCATCAGTTGCGGGAGGAACTGCTCGTAGGTGTCGGTATGCATTTCCATATCGATCCCGGCATTGGCCGCCAGGGTGGCCGCGTGCTTGGCATCGCGGGCGAAGCCGTGAGGAATCATTTCCATCACCGCATTCCAGTCGCTTACTACAAAGCCGTCAAACCCCCACTCGTCACGCAATACCTGTTTGAACAGGAAAGGACTGCCGGTGCCCGGTACATCGTTGAGGGTGCTGTAGGTGCTCATGATGCTCTGCATACCCGCATCGATACCTGCTTTGAACGGCGGCAGGTAGATATCCCGCAACAGGCGCTCGGGGATGTAGGCACTGTTGTAATCGCGCCCGCCCTCGGCGGCGCCGTAACCGGCAAAGTGCTTGCCACATGCGGCGAGGCTCGTTGGGTCGGCCAGGTTGACGCTCTGGAAGCCTTCCACCATCGCCACGCCGAGGATGGAGGTGAGATAGGGGTCTTCACCCAGAGTTTCGGCAATGCGGCCCCAGCGCGGGTCTCGGCTGATGTCGATCATCGGCGCGAATGTCCAGCGGATACCGTCTGCACTGGCTTCCAGGGCGGCGATACGAGCGCCGTTTTTGATCAACTCCGGGTTCCAGCTGGCGGCCTGGCCTAGTGGGATCGGGAAGATGGTTTCATAGCCGTGGATCACGTCCTGACCGAACAGAAGTGGCACCCCAAGCGGACTCTCTTCCACGGCGATACGTTGCAATTCCTCAAATGCGTTTTTGTCTACGGAGCTGAAATTGACGTTAAGAAATCCGCCCACGCGGCCTTCGCGTACGGCCTGCTTGATGGCCTTCATATCCGAGGCCTGGAAAGTACCCCAATCGCGCAGGGCCAGCTGGCCAATTTTTTCCTGGACGGACATCTGTGCAAGGAGGTTTTGGATACGGGACTCAACGGAGTCTTGTTGCCGCTGGGACTTGGCTGTTGCCACAGGTTCGTTGGCGGCCTGAAGCGGCAGTGCGGCGGCGAGCGATAGTAGCCCGGCCATTACGCCAATAGTTATCGGATGTTTTTTCATGATAATCACTCTCGGGTACTGCTGGCATCGGTTCGCTTGTGCGCCGTTTGTGTTCAGGTGGGGCGCAGGGAAAAAAGGCCCCCACCGATAGCAGTGGGGGCGAGGGAGACAAGCGAAGATGACGATCGCTTTTAGAAGTTAGCGTTTTTAAAAGTTGTAACTGCCGCGGATGCCGTAAAAGCGCGGCATGGAAACCGGGCCCTTGATCAGGCCGTCACCACCGCCTGCCCAGTATGTCTCTTTCTGGTCAGTGAGGTTGTAGACAAAGGCTTCCACATTCCACTTGTTGTCTGGTGCTTCCAGCTTCAGGGTGCTGTTCACACTGTGGAATGCCGGGCGCACATCGCTGAAGGCATCCGGGGTTTCCGTGGCAAAGGCGTCGTAGTGTTTATCCACATTCTGGAAAGTGTGGTAAGACTTGTCGCGCCAGAAGTAACTGAGGTGCGGGACGATCGCGAAACCGTTGTTGAAACGGAAGGTATGGGTGTAGTTCAGCTTGGCGCTGAGTTTTGGTGATGCGGCCAGCTCGTTGCCTTTCAGGTTGACCTTCATGGCATCGTTGTCTGGATTGGTGGCGGCACCGTGATCCACTTCGAACAGGTCGGTGGCGGCGAAATCCCAGTGGTAGATAAAGTCACTGGTGATTTCGGTATCCAGCCAGGTCACGTAGCCGTCGAAGCGGCCGTTTTCGATTGGTGCCCAGTCAAACTCGATTTCCAGGCCCTTGATCGCGGCGCTGCCGATGTTGGCGGTCTGGAATACGGTCTGCGTCTCGGTGGTGATCTCGCCGGTGAGTTCTCCGGTCTGCTCGTCTCGCTCTTCCACGTAGTAGGGGAATATGCCCTTGGCGGAAGCTGCCTGCATATCCTCGTAGTCGCTGTAAAAGAGCGTTGCCATCAGATTCAGGCTGCCATCGAGGTAGGAGCCCTTGGTACCCAGCTCGTAAGTGGTCACCACTTCCGGGTCGTAGGTGTTCTGGTGGCGTTGCTTGACGATGCGATCGCCATTGGCATCCAGGTCGTATTCGGCGGTGAGTGGATCCTGTTCGTACTGTACAAAGACATCGCCGATACCACCGGATTTGAAGCCATTGGCCACATAGCCGAATACCATCAGATCATCGTTGACGATGTAATCCAGTCCCAAGCGGTAATTGGTAAAGTCCCAGCTGCCCTTGGTCTGGTTATCGCTGATGATGGTGTAGATGCCGGGATCATCGAAGTAATCCGTGGGCAGCTGATTGAACGCATCGCGATTCCACGCCGGGAAACAGGCCTCGCCGGTTTGCGGATTGATGGTGTCACCGTTACAGGCCATGTTGTGGCCGCCGACATCCTGCTTGGTGTCTTCGGTGTAGCGCACACCGAGGGTCAGGTTGAGCCGGTCCGTGACCGCGTAGGTGCCCTGGGTGAAGAAGGCCTGGGATTTGAGGGTACGTGCGGGCTGGTTCCAGTAGTCCGCATTCTGGCCGCTGTTGATCCAGCCACCCTGCATGTTGTTGTCTTCTTCAAAATAGAAAGCGCCGGCGATCCACTGCAGGGGGCCTGAGCCGGTGGACTGCAGTTGAATTTCATGGGATTGGGATTCAAAGGTCGCATCGCGGAAGAAGATGGACATATCCCAGCCGGTGATACCGCGGTCCTGGTCGGAGTGCTGGGAGCGCACCTGCTTGGCCCAGCCTGCGTTGTATACCAGCGCAATCTCGTCGGACAGATCCCAGCTCAGATTCGAGCGCACGGACTCGATATTGAGATCGAGGAAGCCGGGCACACTGACGTTGACGGTGAAGTCGTCGGCACCGGGGCCGTAGACACTTTCACAGCCGAGCTGTCCGGGTACCGGCACGTCTGAAATATTGCCGTCGGCATCCAGGTAGTTGCCGTCTCCGTCCTTGCGGATGCGTTTGGCGGCCATGTCACAGTTGAGGGTGTCGGCACCGCCGGCACTGTCATCCTGGAACTGCTCGTAGGCCAGCATCCACGACAGGGCTTCGGTGGGCTCCCACAGGGCGCTGACCCGGAAGGCGTACTGATCCGAGTTGTTGTAGAAGTCCGAGGGGTCGGCTTTGACCAGCTCCTGGACTTCACCGTCGCCCCAGCGCTCGCGCTGGCGCAGGCTGCGGTCTTCATCGGCGCCGGTGTACACCGGGGCGTTCTGGATTTCTTCCGGCAGGTAGCGCACATCCCACTGGTTGGGATCGTAGTAGCCGTCCAGGTAGGAATCGCGGGTTTCCTGCATAAAGGAGCCGCGCAGGGCGAAGGTGTCGCTCACCGGGATATTGATCATGCCGCGGGTCTGCTGGTGGTTCCAGCGACCGGCCTCGATGCCGAGGGACGCGTCGAACGCCTCGAAGTCCGGGCGTTTGGAAATGATGTTCACATTGCCCACGGTGGAGTTACGCCCGAACAGGGTACCCTGCGGTCCGCGCATGGCCTCTACCCGCTCAACATCAAACATCAGTGCCATGGCGCCCTGCGGGCGGGGAGAGTAGATGCCGTCCAGGTGCAGGCCTACGGAGGGGTCGCCCAGTTCGGTGATGTTGGTGGATCGCACACCGCGCATTGCAACTACCGGCGCGGTCTGGGAGGAGTCCATGGAGATTTCCATGTTCGGCACCATTTGCGCCATGTCCTTGATGTTGGTCAGGCCCTCGCGGTCCAGTTTCTCCTGGCTGAATGCGGTAATGGAAATCGGGGTTTCCATCAGGTTGGTTTCGCGCTTGGTGGCAGTGACGGTCACTTCTTCCAGGGCGCTGGTCGCCAGAGTTTCCTGGGGCTCGTCGGGCACTTCCTGGGCCAGTGCCCAGCCGGAATTCACCAGCGCAATGGAGAGCGCCAGAGGCTTGTGCAGTCTCTTCATCGGTATTCCTCTCATGTTTATTGTTTTCGGTCGCCAGTGTGGCGACGGAGGAAATTTGCCAAATGGCGGTCCGGCAGGCGTCCGGGTGCGGTTATTCGAACGCAAAAATCAGGATTTTTTTGGCGTTCGACTATCCTACGCCCAGGCGAACCTCCGGTAAATTAATAAAAATCAAAGACTTAACGGTTTTTGCGGCGGAAGTTCCAATCTGGAAAGCGGGCGAAAAAATAGGCCGCGGGAGAGTATCTCGCGGCCCAAAGGAAGAGAGAATTGATTAAAGTGGTTAGTTTTCAAACAGCCACAACTGGTTGTCACCGCCGTGGTAAGTCCACTGCTGAATATTGCCGCCGGCGTTAGTGGAGCCGTCCTGCACGTCGAGGGACTTGCCACTCAAGGCGGAAAGGATGCGAAAGCGGTTGCCGGAGACCGGTTCGACAATCCAGTGCTGGTTATCGCCGCCACCGTACTCCCACTGCTGGATATTGGCGCCGTTGCTGGAGGAGACATCCTGCACATCCAGGGCCAGGCCGCTGTAGCTGTTTTCAATGCGATAGTTACCGTCATTGAGAATGATCACCTGCCACGACTGACTGCCACCCTGAATTACATTGCCGCCGTTGTTGGTTGCATTGTTGGCGACGCCCAGTAGCAGGCCACTCGCCAGATTCCGGATCTGGTATTCACCATTCGCAATGTTGCCGGCTGGCGGCTCCTCGGGATTGCCGGGCTCGCCGCCATCAGCTTCCAGCGCAAACCAGTTCAGATTAAACCCGGGACCGGCCACTTCCAGGCGCAGGGTTTGGGTGCCAGCGGTCAGATTGATATTGGCGGTGACCGACTGCCAATTCTGCCAGCCGCCGGTGTTTGGCAGGCTGGTACTGGCCAGTTGCGCACCACCGCTGACCAGTTGCAGTTGTCCGGTACTAGCGGTGCTGGCGATGCGGTAGGTCAAGGTGTAGTTGCCGGTTTCCGGGACATCGACGCGGTACTCCAGCCAGTCGCCGCTATCGGTCCAGCCCACATTCTGGCCACCACCGTTATCACTGGTGTCTTCCAGTTGAATACCGGACATGGCGCAGAAGCTTTCCGCCTCGATTTGACCGGTAGTTTGCGGGGCTACGTTGTCGCAATCGGCAGGTGGAGGCGTAGCGCTACCGCCGGTTGTAATGGCGTCGTAGAAACCCTGGTGCCAGCTCACATTGCTCGCTCCGTTGCCAATATTGTTCTTGGCAAAGTCGATCATGCCGGCGTAAGCATTGGCCGGTGGGGTCCCACCGTGATTGATGTAGTTCACTACCTGGCTGTAGATACTGTTGGGAGCAATGGTCCACAGTGTGCGGTCGTGGCTCATTTTCTTGAACGACCAGGGGAACTGGCCGGCAATATTGTTGAGCGACCAGTCGGTAAGTTGGCGAATGATATCGTTGTTGTCCTCACCATACTCCCCCAGGATCAGCGGTACGCCCATGGCATTGGTGCGGTCCGCACGGGGATACAGGTCGGCGATCCACCCGGCATTGCCGAATACATAGTGGTGGGTCTGGTACACCAGGTTGTAGTCCCAGC
Protein-coding sequences here:
- the bglX gene encoding beta-glucosidase BglX; amino-acid sequence: MKKHPITIGVMAGLLSLAAALPLQAANEPVATAKSQRQQDSVESRIQNLLAQMSVQEKIGQLALRDWGTFQASDMKAIKQAVREGRVGGFLNVNFSSVDKNAFEELQRIAVEESPLGVPLLFGQDVIHGYETIFPIPLGQAASWNPELIKNGARIAALEASADGIRWTFAPMIDISRDPRWGRIAETLGEDPYLTSILGVAMVEGFQSVNLADPTSLAACGKHFAGYGAAEGGRDYNSAYIPERLLRDIYLPPFKAGIDAGMQSIMSTYSTLNDVPGTGSPFLFKQVLRDEWGFDGFVVSDWNAVMEMIPHGFARDAKHAATLAANAGIDMEMHTDTYEQFLPQLMDEGKFSEAQLDTAVANILRVKLRLDLWNHPYPRARSKAEREQIIRNDEFLSAAREAAKETFVLLKNDKQLLPLKKGQTVAVIGPLADAAHDQLGTWIYNGDKKYSHTLLPALREMVGDEGEILYASGLDYSRDTSTRGFKAAVKAAKKADVILYVGGEEAILSGEGHSRGDIRLPGAQPELVAELAKTGKPLAMVLLAGRPLQLDETLQQADAVMMAWHPGTMAGPALADVLYGETSPSGRLPLTWPVGAGQIPIYYNHLATGRPATEDNYTRIEKIGREVFQHQPGNSSNLLDYGHKPLFPFGYGLTYSEFEYSDLTLSDTALGANGQLTVSATITNTGRASATETAQLYVRDLVGSVSRPVRELKGFERVSLSPGESRRVTFSLKASQLAFHNTDMEQVIEPGNYQVWIAPDAQSGLEGNFTLN
- a CDS encoding sugar porter family MFS transporter — translated: MQAIETSLEGAAARQESPPLLFVILICSVATIGGFLFGFDSGVINGTVTGLQQAFNSNTAGTGFNVASMLLGCAVGAFFAGRLADLWGRKTLLLISAVLFVISAWGSGVAASSPEFVFYRILGGLAVGAASVMSPAYISEIAPAAIRGRLITINQIAIISGLFAAFVSNYWLANVAGSAVNEWWMGYNAWRWMFWIEIGPATLFFLALLLIPESPRYLVLSRQTAKATAVLRKLYGEAAVAEKLDSIRDSVADHHRPRLRDLLESTGRRVGKMRKIVWVGIGLATFQQMVGINVVFYYGAVLWQAVGFSEADALMINIISGAVSIGACLITMTLIDRIGRKPLLLGGSIGMAVTLGLVAFAFTRATLDSSGQLQLSQGMGLLALVAANAYVFFFNGSWGPAMWTMLGEMFPNQIRGSGLAVSGLAQWVANFGITMTFPIMLTGIGLAGAYAIYTLFALLSVAFVIYMVHETKGLELEQMRG
- a CDS encoding carbohydrate-binding protein — protein: MRFNSANRLGSLLTLLVLLSPLTAMEKAHAQYIHTDGTQIVDGNGNPIHLNGINLGNWLLWEGYLMMGDFNYRTHTQFLNSLADTFGSMAQAKEFEHQWRLNYVTEREIADLKSLGFNTVRVPFHYNLFWENGQLSDHGFQYFDRLIDYCRTHGLYVLLDMHAAPGYQNPGDHSDNMDSNAGQPRDSVKFWDGNNVQIASQVWRHIADRYKNEPVIWGYDLINEPVPQAGREYELLPSLIAMRDAIRQVDNNHAIIAEGSWWASDMQKIDWTDADTQTNTGISARWDYNLVYQTHHYVFGNAGWIADLYPRADRTNAMGVPLILGEYGEDNNDIIRQLTDWSLNNIAGQFPWSFKKMSHDRTLWTIAPNSIYSQVVNYINHGGTPPANAYAGMIDFAKNNIGNGASNVSWHQGFYDAITTGGSATPPPADCDNVAPQTTGQIEAESFCAMSGIQLEDTSDNGGGQNVGWTDSGDWLEYRVDVPETGNYTLTYRIASTASTGQLQLVSGGAQLASTSLPNTGGWQNWQSVTANINLTAGTQTLRLEVAGPGFNLNWFALEADGGEPGNPEEPPAGNIANGEYQIRNLASGLLLGVANNATNNGGNVIQGGSQSWQVIILNDGNYRIENSYSGLALDVQDVSSSNGANIQQWEYGGGDNQHWIVEPVSGNRFRILSALSGKSLDVQDGSTNAGGNIQQWTYHGGDNQLWLFEN
- a CDS encoding TonB-dependent receptor, producing the protein MKRLHKPLALSIALVNSGWALAQEVPDEPQETLATSALEEVTVTATKRETNLMETPISITAFSQEKLDREGLTNIKDMAQMVPNMEISMDSSQTAPVVAMRGVRSTNITELGDPSVGLHLDGIYSPRPQGAMALMFDVERVEAMRGPQGTLFGRNSTVGNVNIISKRPDFEAFDASLGIEAGRWNHQQTRGMINIPVSDTFALRGSFMQETRDSYLDGYYDPNQWDVRYLPEEIQNAPVYTGADEDRSLRQRERWGDGEVQELVKADPSDFYNNSDQYAFRVSALWEPTEALSWMLAYEQFQDDSAGGADTLNCDMAAKRIRKDGDGNYLDADGNISDVPVPGQLGCESVYGPGADDFTVNVSVPGFLDLNIESVRSNLSWDLSDEIALVYNAGWAKQVRSQHSDQDRGITGWDMSIFFRDATFESQSHEIQLQSTGSGPLQWIAGAFYFEEDNNMQGGWINSGQNADYWNQPARTLKSQAFFTQGTYAVTDRLNLTLGVRYTEDTKQDVGGHNMACNGDTINPQTGEACFPAWNRDAFNQLPTDYFDDPGIYTIISDNQTKGSWDFTNYRLGLDYIVNDDLMVFGYVANGFKSGGIGDVFVQYEQDPLTAEYDLDANGDRIVKQRHQNTYDPEVVTTYELGTKGSYLDGSLNLMATLFYSDYEDMQAASAKGIFPYYVEERDEQTGELTGEITTETQTVFQTANIGSAAIKGLEIEFDWAPIENGRFDGYVTWLDTEITSDFIYHWDFAATDLFEVDHGAATNPDNDAMKVNLKGNELAASPKLSAKLNYTHTFRFNNGFAIVPHLSYFWRDKSYHTFQNVDKHYDAFATETPDAFSDVRPAFHSVNSTLKLEAPDNKWNVEAFVYNLTDQKETYWAGGGDGLIKGPVSMPRFYGIRGSYNF